One Halostella limicola genomic window carries:
- a CDS encoding sensory rhodopsin transducer, whose amino-acid sequence MIGKQQWAIPEGYIPAESTAPKPELVSHETVCVLNATDEPAHIEITVYFSDRDPVGPYERTVEPERTEHIQFNDLEDPEIPRGEGFASVVEADVPVVCQHTRLDSRQAENALLSTMAFPGDG is encoded by the coding sequence GTGATCGGAAAGCAGCAGTGGGCGATCCCCGAGGGGTACATCCCGGCCGAGAGCACCGCGCCGAAACCGGAACTGGTCAGCCACGAGACCGTCTGCGTCCTCAACGCGACGGACGAACCGGCGCATATCGAGATCACCGTCTACTTCTCGGACCGGGACCCGGTCGGACCGTACGAGCGGACCGTCGAGCCGGAACGCACCGAACACATCCAGTTCAACGACCTGGAGGACCCCGAAATACCGCGAGGAGAGGGGTTCGCGAGCGTCGTCGAGGCCGACGTACCGGTCGTCTGTCAGCACACGCGGCTCGACTCCCGGCAGGCGGAGAACGCGCTGCTCTCCACCATGGCGTTTCCGGGCGACGGCTGA
- a CDS encoding GntP family permease: protein MAIEFAHSPLLTFVVGLIAVILLLVVLDLPAFVGLIIAAFLVGVVNAVFVPDFAPGEAATATAEAFGAGMAGIGIPILMAAIIGKSMLESGAAQRIVRGFQNVLGEGNADIALWGSSSVLAIPVFFDSVFYLLAPLARSMRARVGKNYTLFIVVVGAGGATTHVFVPPTPGPLAVADQVGSNLGMTILIGIATALPAATMAGLVYGRWINKRLDIPLRDAMSTTTEELQEVADRDTSTLPGVLESAAPIILAVVLVASLTVVNTFQEVYPVLESIQPYVAFIGDKNVALTIAALAAAWTYFRYSALDREAWTEELTEALKSGGNIAAITAAGGAFGALLAASGIGDYITGALGDLGIPLLVSAWLIAAIVRIAQGSATAAMLTTAGIMAPQVPELAVHPAYLVMAIGAGGNIFSWYNDSGFWLVKEIGGLTQAETLKTWTVLTTIISVTGIVTTLVLSAVLPLA, encoded by the coding sequence TTGGCAATCGAGTTCGCACACAGTCCCCTGCTGACGTTCGTCGTGGGGCTGATAGCGGTCATACTGCTGCTAGTGGTATTGGACCTACCGGCGTTCGTCGGTCTGATCATCGCCGCGTTCCTCGTCGGCGTGGTCAACGCGGTGTTCGTGCCCGACTTCGCCCCGGGCGAAGCCGCGACGGCGACGGCGGAAGCCTTCGGCGCGGGGATGGCCGGCATCGGGATCCCGATCCTGATGGCGGCGATCATCGGGAAGTCGATGCTGGAAAGCGGCGCGGCACAGCGGATCGTCCGCGGCTTCCAGAACGTTCTCGGCGAAGGGAACGCCGACATCGCGCTGTGGGGTAGCAGTTCGGTACTCGCTATCCCCGTCTTCTTCGACAGCGTCTTCTACCTGCTGGCGCCGCTCGCGCGGTCGATGCGGGCCAGAGTCGGCAAGAACTACACGCTCTTCATCGTCGTGGTCGGGGCCGGCGGCGCGACGACGCACGTGTTCGTCCCGCCGACGCCCGGGCCGCTCGCGGTCGCCGACCAGGTCGGATCGAACCTCGGGATGACGATCCTCATCGGCATCGCGACGGCGCTCCCGGCGGCGACCATGGCGGGGCTCGTCTACGGTCGCTGGATCAACAAGCGTCTGGACATCCCGCTCCGGGACGCGATGTCGACGACGACCGAGGAGCTACAGGAGGTCGCCGACCGCGACACCAGCACCCTCCCGGGCGTCCTCGAATCCGCAGCGCCCATCATCCTGGCCGTGGTGCTGGTCGCCTCGCTCACGGTCGTCAACACCTTTCAGGAAGTGTATCCGGTCCTCGAGTCGATCCAGCCGTACGTCGCCTTCATCGGCGACAAGAACGTCGCGCTCACCATCGCGGCGCTGGCGGCGGCGTGGACGTACTTCCGCTACAGCGCCCTCGACCGCGAGGCCTGGACCGAGGAGCTCACCGAGGCCCTGAAAAGCGGCGGGAACATCGCCGCGATCACCGCGGCCGGCGGCGCGTTCGGCGCGCTGCTCGCCGCGTCGGGCATCGGCGACTACATCACCGGCGCGCTGGGCGATCTCGGTATCCCGCTGCTCGTCAGCGCGTGGCTCATCGCCGCCATCGTCCGGATCGCGCAGGGGTCGGCGACGGCCGCGATGCTCACCACCGCGGGCATCATGGCCCCGCAAGTGCCCGAACTCGCCGTCCACCCGGCCTACCTCGTGATGGCCATCGGCGCGGGCGGCAACATCTTCTCGTGGTACAACGACAGCGGCTTCTGGCTGGTCAAGGAGATCGGCGGCCTCACGCAGGCCGAGACGCTCAAGACCTGGACCGTTCTCACGACGATCATCTCGGTTACCGGGATCGTGACGACGCTGGTCCTGTCGGCGGTCCTCCCGCTGGCCTGA